The genome window TCATCCCTGTCAAATTGTTTTTAATGTACTTGTCTTTTACAAATGTCAGTATCGCTAGTTTTTTACCAGTTATTTAACCCAATTAGTGTGAACCATGGACACACTACGTATAACGCTTGGTTGGAATACCTGTTCAATGATAGCAAGCTAGATAATGTACGTTCAGAAAATTGTTCCCACTTACCCCATTCTATCTTACTTTTCAGGTTTTGAGGAAGAAACTGAAATAACTGATGAAATTCTAGAAACTGTACAACAAGCAGGTATATTAGGTGATACTGATGATGAAGATGATGAAGTATACCGTGTCGGTGACTCTCAATTCATAAGAGACGTACCAATGAAGCTGAGATATATCCCTTCTCGTTCCAGTTTAAATTCATCTTTTACGTCAATGTCTGAAGTGGCTCTTAATAAATTAGATGTAAATGAGGTAGTTAGTAATGAGTTTGTGAAGGTGGAGAGCAGTGAACCTGCGAGGAAGATAGAAGATGTTGaatcttttgaaaatcttctttCTGAGGGTTTTCTTAGCCAGGAGGGATATGTTGAAGAAGACAACAAGCACTGTAGCTTCCAAAGAACTGAGTGTCCTTCATCTCCATTTGACGTCGCTTTGATGGATCGCGAATCCGTCTTGGCGTTTCCTGTTTCCACCAGTCACAAAGACGCAACTACTAATGTGCCTAGAAATAGTAAGTACTtggtgtttttcttttatatcagGGATATGTAGGAGAGAATTTCTGAGGGAATTCATTATGGTGGAGAAGGGGACTGGGTATGActtaataaaattctaaaaagggTAACTAGTGGAATATCAAGAAATTATTGGAGAGACCTCTaaaatgtagaagtttcaagggaGCATGGGCCTGAGTTTCCTTACGTATCTCTATATTCTTAGGGCTATGTGTACTCATTGCTGGGAGGTGAAAATTAATCTATGGAAAATTTGGAGTCAGTTATTGATTTCTGCGCAGGTGAAGGGTATCCCAAAACCTGTATTCACTTTTTGACCATAAAACTGTTCttcattttgtttcattttcgattttttttttcaaaaaggatagGGATAGAAATCAAAAGGGATACAGATGGAAAATCGTTGTATGACTCGGATTTTGATTGTTCTGGGATAGGTGTAAGAAATAAGATTTAAACACTTATTCCTCAAAGCGTAGGTTCCTAAGGATCTGTCTCTAATAGTTTGGGGTTATCAgagctatttttttcttttttttaggtataaTATTCTTCTTAGTGAACCTTCAGTCCTGAAAGatctaataagaaaaatgaagtgCCCAAAACTAGTATATGTTCCTGCACTCGATTATTGtgaattgtaattaattatctgCGATGGCTTCCGTTCAAGACAACAGAATGCCAAAAAATATAATCAGTTAGTATTGATGAAAATGCAGAAAGAACTACGTCTTTGTCATAGTTTTTAAGATATTTGGGGATAAATTTGCTACTGTGGAACATTTCAGGCTAAGGTTTTAACAACTAATCAACAATCTTTAGTGTTAATTCAGTTCTGGAACTCGTACTAGGCTTATCACATACAGTGTTTTTCTGGAGACGGCTCAGCTCTAGGGAATATAGGCGATTTGTTTTGAAAGggtttatttgaaaatatgtcCAAAATAGTAATATTTCCATTTGTAAAtggataaaaacaaataagtttatttatatgaGGCAACAAAAAGTTAGCATGAAGAAAAACTTGACTTAGTAGCTGTATATGGGTCTATCTCCaaatatttgtatttcattttGCTTTTTCTGTTCCTAAGATTCTTTTGTATTCAAGATGAATTTTTCTCCGATGTAAGAATTTATTGTTATTGGATGCATGATTTATTTGCTATGAATTGGATCTCTTCTTCGTATAGCATTGGAGATGTATTTGTTTGTAATAATTGATTCATGTTAAATAACAAGTAGCAGCTGTGAACAATATTGTAAACGAGGTACGCAAGGGATTTGGAAAGTGCAGTTGGTGTTGGGAGCTGGTCGGTATTGGTAGTTTTGCCGAGATGTGAGTACTTACTTTTCAGTCTCAGAATGTAAACTTCGTTTCTGCTGCGTGTTATTGAATCTCGCTGTAATAATTTAACAACTGTGGAACATTTTCTTTCGCTCATATATTAGTTATTAGTTAGTctattttaatatcttcattcttatttcagtacgaagattATGCAAAGATTGTACTTACATTACAggttataaaacttttttgaatttcttttttaaaacgaTACAGCTAAAAACTACAACCgtaattcttttgaaaataattctttcgCTCTTTTTTTTAACCCTTGCGTTGTGTTCACTTTATCTCAAGTATTAGGTACAGGCACTTCTAGTACTTcttcttgtatttatttatcttctcttaaatatttattaagcGGCAGAGTTTAATGAATGCAAGCTACTCTAGCTCTTTTTAATTctccagactctgtttaaaccggATCTCTTTTAGTTTCTGTGGGCCAAGAAACCTCTGCTGGGCAGACGACCGAGATGTCTGAAGATACGAGTAGAGAACTTGACAAAAGTCTCTCAACACAGTTGTACTACTCAACAGAATACACAAATATGAAAATCGGAGTTGATGATGCGAAAGAATCTaaggaaaatggaaaagaaaagatCGATGAGAATATAAACAATGAAAGTCAGAGAATGTCTGAAGATTTAGACATGTTAGAGCAAGATGTGAAGAGAGGCTGCAGAAATCCAGAAAATAGAGGTGAAAATGTAGATAGTGCAAAGGAAATAATAGATGATAGTGATACAAATAGTTCTCCTCGAAAAGATAAAAGGAAATGTATGAGTAAGggcaaaatttttcaatttctcgaTAAAAGTATAGATAAGGAAGTGAAaactaatgaaattttaaaaatccgaATTCAGAGATCAGACTCAAGTGAAAGTAGGTTGGAACGATCCCGTAGTGAAAAGATGAGGAAAGGGAAAGTGATAAATTTGAAAGAGATAAACAAAcattctgaaaagaaaaatgaaaacgtTAAAGAGGGTAAATTTagtctaaaaaagaagaaaaaagatgtgCTCCTGGATATTTTAGAAGGTTCTGAGGAAAGTGAATTAGAACGCTCTAGTAATAAGATGACACATAGTGATGAGCTCGGAGTAAGCAgcagaaagaagaaaagagacgcatttgctttcatttttgaaagtcCTGATGAAAATGAGTTGGTGCCGTCTGTAGGTGAGAACAATAAAGACAGAGATCTGAACAGAATTGATGTTcgttttgaaaaggaaaatgacaaatcaaagaagaaaagtgtaaagaaaaagagagacgtatttgattttatttttgaaagtccGGATGAAAATGAGTTGGTACCATCTGTTAGTGAGAATAATAAAGACAGAGATATGAACAGAATTGGTGTTCgtttcgaaaaagaaaatgacaaatcaaagaagaaaagagatgtgtttgatttcatttttgaaagtcACGATGAAAATAATTTGGTTCCATCTGTTAGTGAAAATACTAAAGTCAGAGATCTGGACAGAATTGATGcacattttgaaaacaaaaatgacaaatcaaagaagaaaagtgGAAAGAAGAAAAGGGAcgtatttgatttcatttttgaaagtcCTGATGAAAATGAGTTGGTGCCGTCTGTAGGTGAGAACAATAAAGACAGAGATCTGAACAAAATTGATGTTCGTTTTGAAAACGAAAATGacaaatcaaagaagaaaagtgTAAAGGAAAAGAGAGAcgtatttgatttcatttttgaaagtcACGATGAAAATGATTTGGTACCATCTGTTAGTGAGAATAATAAAGACAGAGATCTGAACAGAATTGGTGTTCgtttcgaaaaagaaaatgacaaatcaaagaagaaaagagatgtgtttgatttcatttttgaaagtcACGATGAAAATGATTTGGTTCCATCTGTTAGTGAAAATACTAAAGTCAGAGATCTGGACAGAATTGATGCACATtgtgaaaacaaaaatgacaaatcaaagaagaaaagtggaaagaagaagaaagacgtatttgatttcatttttgaaagtcCAGATGAAAATGAGTTGGCACCATCTATTAGTGAGAACAATAAAAACAGACATCTGAAAAGAATTAATGCActtcttgaaaagaaaaatgacaaaccaGGCTGTTGTTCAGTAATTAAACAATGcgagaaaaaaactacaaagaaagaaaaaggtttTGGATTTTCAAATGACATTAAAAATACCACTGAAGACTCCCGGCAGAGCACAACCATTGAACTGAGATGTAGAGGTGTCGGTATGGAAACGAAACTAAATGCAggaagaaaagtgaaaaaaaggcAATCAAGTTTCTTTGAACTCTTAGAAGAAACGGCAAAAGAAGAAGGTTCTGAGACTGAAGTTAGAATTTCCTCTGAAGGGAAACATTCGTTAAAGAAAGCAAAACGACACAAAACAGATAGGAAAGAATACGATGAAAAATCTAAAGTTCTTCAaccattgaaaaataataaaagatcgTTGGCTAGTGTTTCGTGTAAGCTCACAAAAGAAGAACCTAATGATGAAGGAGCCGAAGAGTCTGATGATGAAGTATTACTGAAGGAaagtaatatcaaaataatGAATATTGGTTGTTCAAATAGTATGGACAGCCATTTTAAATACAAAGACAAGaacaaaataaggaattttaatGATTATTTTGTAAGTGGTGATGGGAGTGATGAAATTGATTCTGAAAATGAAGTTACACATCCAGCTCAGCATCGAGTAACATGTCAAGGAGTTTCAACAGGCGTGTCCTGGAGTAATAGAAAGAAGACAATGAATTTTCAGAAGATTTTAGAAGATGATAGTAATGAGGATAAATATGACTATAATCACAGCCGTGAGTTTAACCCGAATCAACATAAACCGATTAATGCTTGTAGAAGAATTAAATCTAAGAAAACTATGCATagcaagaagaaaaaacaagaaacaatcTGTTTTGAGAGTACTGATTCAACTATAAGCTCTGTGGACTTAAGTAGTCAAATTATATATGCTATCAACTCCCAAGAATTTCAAAATGATGAATGTATTGAAGGAAGTGGAagtctttggaaaaataagaatgATGACAAACTGATCAATAATGTGTTTTTAGAACTACCTGGCAATATTCCAAATACATCAAAGAAGCGAAAAGGAATGATTTGCTGTGATGTTGAAAACAAGCTTGAGAAAGGTCATAtaggaaatggaaaaaaattaaaaaggaaaaatgttaaaattgcTAAAGGTAGAAAAGTGATTGCAAGgaagaaaattaccaataaGAGGAGGCCCTTTACTGTTTCTCACACGGGGTCTACCTGGGTAGTTAATACCATTGATGGAGAAACTCCGAATATCCAGAAATTGGAGCCAAGTACCTTGAACAGTTCCCCAAGAAAAGTTGACATTGGATTGAGTCCTATTAAGTCCCAGGAGTCCGAAAATTTGGAATATCCTTTGCTTGCTTATGTTATGTGTCCTTCTCCCCAAAGTTATGTGCGGCCTACTCCTGATTCGAGTTTATGTGGAGAGCCCTTTGCTACTTCTACTCAAACAGGAGTAAGCAACCttcataaaaattatgaaggAACAACATCGAACTGTAACAATGTTTTAGGTAGTTTATTTGCTCTTAGTAATTTAGCAAAAAGTTCATCACCAGATTGCTCTTCGTATGCTATAGACGACTCTTCGGATAAGGtctcaaaagataaaaaatcagAAACTCTTGTAGCTTTGGAAAATAATGAGACATATTTAGTTTGCTCAAACCAAACACCCACAGTTCATCTGACTCAAGACGGAAGTGTTAGAGGTCTTGAAgatcaaaataatttgaaatcttCTAAATTGAATGTTAGTGATAAATACTGTGTACCTGATAGTAGAACGTCTATTAGCCAACCTTCAAATTGCTTTGAAAATCAAAGTGAAGATAATGAGAGTGATGTGGAATTTCACGAGCAATGTAGGATTTTATCAAGCTTTGAACAGAACTTTGTTAATATGCGTACATCAGTTTTTCATGAAGATGAACGTTTGAAATCACTTACCCTTTCCTGTGCCAGTAGTGAAATGAAAGATGCTAGATCCCCCAGAAACTTCTCTTTTTCTCCAAAGCACAGCAATGATTCTGCATTCCAAAATCT of Artemia franciscana chromosome 3, ASM3288406v1, whole genome shotgun sequence contains these proteins:
- the LOC136024906 gene encoding uncharacterized protein LOC136024906 isoform X2, with product MDIYYGGNWTKAHTSSSKKFENAKKLILEAENAYRINANRQQFIKKVINICLSYLIDSLHRVRTLTTSQEFIKLITSMRCFEEETEITDEILETVQQAGILGDTDDEDDEVYRVGDSQFIRDVPMKLRYIPSRSSLNSSFTSMSEVALNKLDVNEVVSNEFVKVESSEPARKIEDVESFENLLSEGFLSQEGYVEEDNKHCSFQRTECPSSPFDVALMDRESVLAFPVSTSHKDATTNVPRNISVGQETSAGQTTEMSEDTSRELDKSLSTQLYYSTEYTNMKIGVDDAKESKENGKEKIDENINNESQRMSEDLDMLEQDVKRGCRNPENRGENVDSAKEIIDDSDTNSSPRKDKRKCMSKGKIFQFLDKSIDKEVKTNEILKIRIQRSDSSESRLERSRSEKMRKGKVINLKEINKHSEKKNENVKEGKFSLKKKKKDVLLDILEGSEESELERSSNKMTHSDELGVSSRKKKRDAFAFIFESPDENELVPSVGENNKDRDLNRIDVRFEKENDKSKKKSVKKKRDVFDFIFESPDENELVPSVSENNKDRDMNRIGVRFEKENDKSKKKRDVFDFIFESHDENNLVPSVSENTKVRDLDRIDAHFENKNDKSKKKSGKKKRDVFDFIFESPDENELVPSVGENNKDRDLNKIDVRFENENDKSKKKSVKEKRDVFDFIFESHDENDLVPSVSENNKDRDLNRIGVRFEKENDKSKKKRDVFDFIFESHDENDLVPSVSENTKVRDLDRIDAHCENKNDKSKKKSGKKKKDVFDFIFESPDENELAPSISENNKNRHLKRINALLEKKNDKPGCCSVIKQCEKKTTKKEKGFGFSNDIKNTTEDSRQSTTIELRCRGVGMETKLNAGRKVKKRQSSFFELLEETAKEEGSETEVRISSEGKHSLKKAKRHKTDRKEYDEKSKVLQPLKNNKRSLASVSCKLTKEEPNDEGAEESDDEVLLKESNIKIMNIGCSNSMDSHFKYKDKNKIRNFNDYFVSGDGSDEIDSENEVTHPAQHRVTCQGVSTGVSWSNRKKTMNFQKILEDDSNEDKYDYNHSREFNPNQHKPINACRRIKSKKTMHSKKKKQETICFESTDSTISSVDLSSQIIYAINSQEFQNDECIEGSGSLWKNKNDDKLINNVFLELPGNIPNTSKKRKGMICCDVENKLEKGHIGNGKKLKRKNVKIAKGRKVIARKKITNKRRPFTVSHTGSTWVVNTIDGETPNIQKLEPSTLNSSPRKVDIGLSPIKSQESENLEYPLLAYVMCPSPQSYVRPTPDSSLCGEPFATSTQTGVSNLHKNYEGTTSNCNNVLGSLFALSNLAKSSSPDCSSYAIDDSSDKVSKDKKSETLVALENNETYLVCSNQTPTVHLTQDGSVRGLEDQNNLKSSKLNVSDKYCVPDSRTSISQPSNCFENQSEDNESDVEFHEQCRILSSFEQNFVNMRTSVFHEDERLKSLTLSCASSEMKDARSPRNFSFSPKHSNDSAFQNLNKESQVILGEISPQIPLQTNEGVRNVPVRDDNEKSKDDSETPDLCMDNGFSCFEIIHGEKDKDGDETPDDLQTNNEALPIDEYISNEGDYSINQDKSGQRIYCRFSCSETTQGEIDKNNDDIPNNLAINDEVLSKEKYLPIEEDDSTNQGKSGQNRNNVTHLEDYNPIKKSICPKNCVDESHSFAKASIGHEKTVPNHKNLSEYPKADVCLSSEDNRYEMEERCGKDEAGSHAYKQCTPTEMKERCANKNQSSFNKNTKNICEPEILLEDHGADLGTSYCPELTADKDISSNIGIVLCEETTPDLRLVIDDTSGNLEPANISASNILSCNDSNQRKDVSQIHIDESVKVNNIGEENDSSIVFIDLCKDSNSTSESEGDKIYFISRTPSKDYDVSMSKEKPTSSHSFRAKTDSVSVGSVGSAGNSVEISEDLKTKRTIMLNPSRLAPIDDNVSVSKTKPKHSCRQKDDFGRVRCNISTVSSVEVFEDSSSKSGDKEIISANKVSANNSLKEVEAYETMGCDNIKDKTGANEIVSNYGDFEDGPSEITSRPLKRIEINSNRKPSELIQLCTSLCQNKGRPLSDKVSSQIKKRKRAKKRALHNEISNDLKHIGADIALLHQEDSNELVKLPQKNDHSEAIQCETSSLMPDTNITDYDCIPSRSYETSVRQCQERTFNTESVSDCLSLQKKKNQIRKIKKRRKLLSSDELVVNSPNILKKKGSVETLSAREEFNKAGKIGEVKSKNQNKTTISVNSNDAAEASLSSNFKEEEDAGNLWSNSTTVSTNLSCSKKKINKLSGIVNVESDKKGNMDCSRNKNKGNLSKTERLTLEHLTSTIQDGKRKERINKKYKKNRNCHTSKRFKSTNSQAVAEESVVRKLVWEISELGTYDSHPSRNFQLVEKSDKTSAECKFIVSDNFNGSQNSRAKFYPSESQWTTIKSKKSKISDSQLTNTDESAQRYGFIVNQGEACTNICNEDSCAIDDVIKAANVNDSSRSKALAEIVNSLNTVSKCGDAEREPIAAVKPTLNDRVSNKTWKKQKAKPRSCGASLTDISPIRYQTLSYEGSISTKNQKAEVSSCDGSLMDVSPNRSQTLSHDESISNKNLKKQQPKAKSRGNSLIKFSPNRSQTHDESTLIGIENPCFDAKVLFKYKKLKVHANARLTKRLNCTMPLPSRNRDDRIKSAMKGAEKNYASMQNNESNSLTKSRRLSRDVNSGRNLGLIDQERNYRNNKLALSSPQSVPFVPPKKKLFSPWLDKLNSPESSPNPIASTPYQKFSNSPINTKLSDISDIPLTKKKRRGDSSNGTSRLSLKNDTR
- the LOC136024906 gene encoding uncharacterized protein LOC136024906 isoform X4 — encoded protein: MRCFEEETEITDEILETVQQAGILGDTDDEDDEVYRVGDSQFIRDVPMKLRYIPSRSSLNSSFTSMSEVALNKLDVNEVVSNEFVKVESSEPARKIEDVESFENLLSEGFLSQEGYVEEDNKHCSFQRTECPSSPFDVALMDRESVLAFPVSTSHKDATTNVPRNISVGQETSAGQTTEMSEDTSRELDKSLSTQLYYSTEYTNMKIGVDDAKESKENGKEKIDENINNESQRMSEDLDMLEQDVKRGCRNPENRGENVDSAKEIIDDSDTNSSPRKDKRKCMSKGKIFQFLDKSIDKEVKTNEILKIRIQRSDSSESRLERSRSEKMRKGKVINLKEINKHSEKKNENVKEGKFSLKKKKKDVLLDILEGSEESELERSSNKMTHSDELGVSSRKKKRDAFAFIFESPDENELVPSVGENNKDRDLNRIDVRFEKENDKSKKKSVKKKRDVFDFIFESPDENELVPSVSENNKDRDMNRIGVRFEKENDKSKKKRDVFDFIFESHDENNLVPSVSENTKVRDLDRIDAHFENKNDKSKKKSGKKKRDVFDFIFESPDENELVPSVGENNKDRDLNKIDVRFENENDKSKKKSVKEKRDVFDFIFESHDENDLVPSVSENNKDRDLNRIGVRFEKENDKSKKKRDVFDFIFESHDENDLVPSVSENTKVRDLDRIDAHCENKNDKSKKKSGKKKKDVFDFIFESPDENELAPSISENNKNRHLKRINALLEKKNDKPGCCSVIKQCEKKTTKKEKGFGFSNDIKNTTEDSRQSTTIELRCRGVGMETKLNAGRKVKKRQSSFFELLEETAKEEGSETEVRISSEGKHSLKKAKRHKTDRKEYDEKSKVLQPLKNNKRSLASVSCKLTKEEPNDEGAEESDDEVLLKESNIKIMNIGCSNSMDSHFKYKDKNKIRNFNDYFVSGDGSDEIDSENEVTHPAQHRVTCQGVSTGVSWSNRKKTMNFQKILEDDSNEDKYDYNHSREFNPNQHKPINACRRIKSKKTMHSKKKKQETICFESTDSTISSVDLSSQIIYAINSQEFQNDECIEGSGSLWKNKNDDKLINNVFLELPGNIPNTSKKRKGMICCDVENKLEKGHIGNGKKLKRKNVKIAKGRKVIARKKITNKRRPFTVSHTGSTWVVNTIDGETPNIQKLEPSTLNSSPRKVDIGLSPIKSQESENLEYPLLAYVMCPSPQSYVRPTPDSSLCGEPFATSTQTGVSNLHKNYEGTTSNCNNVLGSLFALSNLAKSSSPDCSSYAIDDSSDKVSKDKKSETLVALENNETYLVCSNQTPTVHLTQDGSVRGLEDQNNLKSSKLNVSDKYCVPDSRTSISQPSNCFENQSEDNESDVEFHEQCRILSSFEQNFVNMRTSVFHEDERLKSLTLSCASSEMKDARSPRNFSFSPKHSNDSAFQNLNKESQVILGEISPQIPLQTNEGVRNVPVRDDNEKSKDDSETPDLCMDNGFSCFEIIHGEKDKDGDETPDDLQTNNEALPIDEYISNEGDYSINQDKSGQRIYCRFSCSETTQGEIDKNNDDIPNNLAINDEVLSKEKYLPIEEDDSTNQGKSGQNRNNVTHLEDYNPIKKSICPKNCVDESHSFAKASIGHEKTVPNHKNLSEYPKADVCLSSEDNRYEMEERCGKDEAGSHAYKQCTPTEMKERCANKNQSSFNKNTKNICEPEILLEDHGADLGTSYCPELTADKDISSNIGIVLCEETTPDLRLVIDDTSGNLEPANISASNILSCNDSNQRKDVSQIHIDESVKVNNIGEENDSSIVFIDLCKDSNSTSESEGDKIYFISRTPSKDYDVSMSKEKPTSSHSFRAKTDSVSVGSVGSAGNSVEISEDLKTKRTIMLNPSRLAPIDDNVSVSKTKPKHSCRQKDDFGRVRCNISTVSSVEVFEDSSSKSGDKEIISANKVSANNSLKEVEAYETMGCDNIKDKTGANEIVSNYGDFEDGPSEITSRPLKRIEINSNRKPSELIQLCTSLCQNKGRPLSDKVSSQIKKRKRAKKRALHNEISNDLKHIGADIALLHQEDSNELVKLPQKNDHSEAIQCETSSLMPDTNITDYDCIPSRSYETSVRQCQERTFNTESVSDCLSLQKKKNQIRKIKKRRKLLSSDELVVNSPNILKKKGSVETLSAREEFNKAGKIGEVKSKNQNKTTISVNSNDAAEASLSSNFKEEEDAGNLWSNSTTVSTNLSCSKKKINKLSGIVNVESDKKGNMDCSRNKNKGNLSKTERLTLEHLTSTIQDGKRKERINKKYKKNRNCHTSKRFKSTNSQAVAEESVVRKLVWEISELGTYDSHPSRNFQLVEKSDKTSAECKFIVSDNFNGSQNSRAKFYPSESQWTTIKSKKSKISDSQLTNTDESAQRYGFIVNQGEACTNICNEDSCAIDDVIKAANVNDSSRSKALAEIVNSLNTVSKCGDAEREPIAAVKPTLNDRVSNKTWKKQKAKPRSCGASLTDISPIRYQTLSYEGSISTKNQKAEVSSCDGSLMDVSPNRSQTLSHDESISNKNLKKQQPKAKSRGNSLIKFSPNRSQTHDESTLIGIENPCFDAKVLFKYKKLKVHANARLTKRLNCTMPLPSRNRDDRIKSAMKGAEKNYASMQNNESNSLTKSRRLSRDVNSGRNLGLIDQERNYRNNKLALSSPQSVPFVPPKKKLFSPWLDKLNSPESSPNPIASTPYQKFSNSPINTKLSDISDIPLTKKKRRGDSSNGTSRLSLKNDTR
- the LOC136024906 gene encoding uncharacterized protein LOC136024906 isoform X1; protein product: MVPAILPYRISKLKGGNWTKAHTSSSKKFENAKKLILEAENAYRINANRQQFIKKVINICLSYLIDSLHRVRTLTTSQEFIKLITSMRCFEEETEITDEILETVQQAGILGDTDDEDDEVYRVGDSQFIRDVPMKLRYIPSRSSLNSSFTSMSEVALNKLDVNEVVSNEFVKVESSEPARKIEDVESFENLLSEGFLSQEGYVEEDNKHCSFQRTECPSSPFDVALMDRESVLAFPVSTSHKDATTNVPRNISVGQETSAGQTTEMSEDTSRELDKSLSTQLYYSTEYTNMKIGVDDAKESKENGKEKIDENINNESQRMSEDLDMLEQDVKRGCRNPENRGENVDSAKEIIDDSDTNSSPRKDKRKCMSKGKIFQFLDKSIDKEVKTNEILKIRIQRSDSSESRLERSRSEKMRKGKVINLKEINKHSEKKNENVKEGKFSLKKKKKDVLLDILEGSEESELERSSNKMTHSDELGVSSRKKKRDAFAFIFESPDENELVPSVGENNKDRDLNRIDVRFEKENDKSKKKSVKKKRDVFDFIFESPDENELVPSVSENNKDRDMNRIGVRFEKENDKSKKKRDVFDFIFESHDENNLVPSVSENTKVRDLDRIDAHFENKNDKSKKKSGKKKRDVFDFIFESPDENELVPSVGENNKDRDLNKIDVRFENENDKSKKKSVKEKRDVFDFIFESHDENDLVPSVSENNKDRDLNRIGVRFEKENDKSKKKRDVFDFIFESHDENDLVPSVSENTKVRDLDRIDAHCENKNDKSKKKSGKKKKDVFDFIFESPDENELAPSISENNKNRHLKRINALLEKKNDKPGCCSVIKQCEKKTTKKEKGFGFSNDIKNTTEDSRQSTTIELRCRGVGMETKLNAGRKVKKRQSSFFELLEETAKEEGSETEVRISSEGKHSLKKAKRHKTDRKEYDEKSKVLQPLKNNKRSLASVSCKLTKEEPNDEGAEESDDEVLLKESNIKIMNIGCSNSMDSHFKYKDKNKIRNFNDYFVSGDGSDEIDSENEVTHPAQHRVTCQGVSTGVSWSNRKKTMNFQKILEDDSNEDKYDYNHSREFNPNQHKPINACRRIKSKKTMHSKKKKQETICFESTDSTISSVDLSSQIIYAINSQEFQNDECIEGSGSLWKNKNDDKLINNVFLELPGNIPNTSKKRKGMICCDVENKLEKGHIGNGKKLKRKNVKIAKGRKVIARKKITNKRRPFTVSHTGSTWVVNTIDGETPNIQKLEPSTLNSSPRKVDIGLSPIKSQESENLEYPLLAYVMCPSPQSYVRPTPDSSLCGEPFATSTQTGVSNLHKNYEGTTSNCNNVLGSLFALSNLAKSSSPDCSSYAIDDSSDKVSKDKKSETLVALENNETYLVCSNQTPTVHLTQDGSVRGLEDQNNLKSSKLNVSDKYCVPDSRTSISQPSNCFENQSEDNESDVEFHEQCRILSSFEQNFVNMRTSVFHEDERLKSLTLSCASSEMKDARSPRNFSFSPKHSNDSAFQNLNKESQVILGEISPQIPLQTNEGVRNVPVRDDNEKSKDDSETPDLCMDNGFSCFEIIHGEKDKDGDETPDDLQTNNEALPIDEYISNEGDYSINQDKSGQRIYCRFSCSETTQGEIDKNNDDIPNNLAINDEVLSKEKYLPIEEDDSTNQGKSGQNRNNVTHLEDYNPIKKSICPKNCVDESHSFAKASIGHEKTVPNHKNLSEYPKADVCLSSEDNRYEMEERCGKDEAGSHAYKQCTPTEMKERCANKNQSSFNKNTKNICEPEILLEDHGADLGTSYCPELTADKDISSNIGIVLCEETTPDLRLVIDDTSGNLEPANISASNILSCNDSNQRKDVSQIHIDESVKVNNIGEENDSSIVFIDLCKDSNSTSESEGDKIYFISRTPSKDYDVSMSKEKPTSSHSFRAKTDSVSVGSVGSAGNSVEISEDLKTKRTIMLNPSRLAPIDDNVSVSKTKPKHSCRQKDDFGRVRCNISTVSSVEVFEDSSSKSGDKEIISANKVSANNSLKEVEAYETMGCDNIKDKTGANEIVSNYGDFEDGPSEITSRPLKRIEINSNRKPSELIQLCTSLCQNKGRPLSDKVSSQIKKRKRAKKRALHNEISNDLKHIGADIALLHQEDSNELVKLPQKNDHSEAIQCETSSLMPDTNITDYDCIPSRSYETSVRQCQERTFNTESVSDCLSLQKKKNQIRKIKKRRKLLSSDELVVNSPNILKKKGSVETLSAREEFNKAGKIGEVKSKNQNKTTISVNSNDAAEASLSSNFKEEEDAGNLWSNSTTVSTNLSCSKKKINKLSGIVNVESDKKGNMDCSRNKNKGNLSKTERLTLEHLTSTIQDGKRKERINKKYKKNRNCHTSKRFKSTNSQAVAEESVVRKLVWEISELGTYDSHPSRNFQLVEKSDKTSAECKFIVSDNFNGSQNSRAKFYPSESQWTTIKSKKSKISDSQLTNTDESAQRYGFIVNQGEACTNICNEDSCAIDDVIKAANVNDSSRSKALAEIVNSLNTVSKCGDAEREPIAAVKPTLNDRVSNKTWKKQKAKPRSCGASLTDISPIRYQTLSYEGSISTKNQKAEVSSCDGSLMDVSPNRSQTLSHDESISNKNLKKQQPKAKSRGNSLIKFSPNRSQTHDESTLIGIENPCFDAKVLFKYKKLKVHANARLTKRLNCTMPLPSRNRDDRIKSAMKGAEKNYASMQNNESNSLTKSRRLSRDVNSGRNLGLIDQERNYRNNKLALSSPQSVPFVPPKKKLFSPWLDKLNSPESSPNPIASTPYQKFSNSPINTKLSDISDIPLTKKKRRGDSSNGTSRLSLKNDTR